Genomic DNA from Gemmatimonadota bacterium:
GTGGTGGCGGTGGCAGCGATGTTGTCCCACAGGTCGTGCCAAACACCTTCACAAAGGCCAGAAAATCAGGAATGCCAACCGCTCCATTGCCGTCCATATCCATCAGCGCGTTGAACGTCGCATCACCAGACGATGTGCCAAACACCTTCACAAAGAGCAAAAAATCAGGGATATTGACCATCCCATTTTTGTCGAAATCTCCAGGACAAAGGAACCCAAAGGAAAGCTCCGCGCTGGACACATCAAGTGGCTGCGTCCCACTCGCGCCAGCCACAGAAGCCCTTGTGACCATCAGCGTGTCTGCTTCGGTCAGCGCACCTGTCACTTCAAGGTCAACCTGACCCAGATACCCACTACTCGGTACAGAGTGGGGGACTGACGACAGGGACAGACTCAGGTTACCTGAGCTTTCTACGCTCGTGAGCCAGCTACCTGACACATTGCTGCTGATATAGTTGGATAACCTCTTGCCCTGCAAAGCTAGTTCAAACTCGAAAGCCCGGATGTCCTGACCTGCTGCATCGGGCACAAAAAGCTGAAACACAATGGTATCGCCCAACCTTTTTTTTGGCAGGGTCAGCGCGTTGTTGTTCTGTGCAGGACTTTCGATCTCTGTATCCAGGTGAAGCGGCGGAAGGACGGAATTAAACGAGACCACAGCAGATGGGGTAATTTCTACCACATCGAGTGTGATACTCTTAAGGCTAATGGAAAATTCTCGACCCGTCACATCCACATTTGTCATAAAGGAAAAACGGGCACTTACAGGCACAGGTGCTGCAGTAACCGATAACAGGGTAACTGTATCAGCACCTGTTTGTAACCAGCCAGCAGGTGCAGCAAGGGTGACAAGAGACAGGTCAAAGTCAAACGTAATCTGTATGGCGTTTACGGATTGGGTAAGACCCGTTTGAAAAACTTCAACGACAATCTCTGTGCCCTGTCCCAGGACCACACCTTCGGTGCGTCCGTCACCAGGAATATGCTTGAGCGAGAGCTGCTGTGCAGAAGCCTGACCTGCAAACACGAGCAACGTCAGGGTGAACATCAAAAGGTAATTCTTGCGTATCATCTACTAATCCCTCCCTATAGGATAGAAATGCAGCGCTATCGGGCAGGCACAGGGCACTGCCCTTACAATGCATCTGTTGGCAAAATTTGCAGTACTTCAGAGGCAAAAGATACTTCGCCAGTGAAACATACGTTTGTAGCAACTGACAAAAAAAAATCTCCTCCTTTGAAACATACGTTTGTAGCAACTGACAAAAAAAATCTCCTCCTTTGAAACATACGTTTGTAGCAATTTACAAAAAAAAATCTCCTTGCAAAGTCAATTTTTGCACGACCGCGTAACATTCAATTCCTAACTTTCATGCTCGGGCAAATACACCCGGAAAGTCGTTCCCAGTTCGGGGCGGCTCTCGACATCGATATGCCCTCCGTGCTGATAAATGATGCGCTGGGCAATAGACAGCCCCAACCCGGTACCTTCATCTTTTGTCGTATAATAAAACTCGAAAATGCGATCCACCTCTTCTTCTGGAATCCCGCAACCCGTATCTGTAAGCATCAAACACACCTGCCCCGACTCGGTTTGTGTTTGGGCAACCAAATCCCCACCGGCGACCATAGACTGAAAGGCATTCACCACAATATTGAGCACAGCTTGACCGAGTTGATCTTCATCTCCATTAATCGCGGGCAGATCCTCGGAAAGTTCCAGACGCAACACAATGCCGCGCTCACGTGCTTCGGGCGAGACCAGCTCAAAAACGCGGCGAACCACATCGTTGAGAGACACCTGCCGCAAATGAAGTTTGGGCGTACGCGAAAAACGCAAAAAATTATACACAAGGCGGTCGAGCCGTTTCATCTCTGTCTGCGCGATATTGAGCCGCCCCACAAAGCGTTCTTTTAACGCACTTGACAACGTGCTGAGATCTTCCTCCAACAATTGCAATTGAATATCAATCGCCCCCAGAGGATTGCGCACTTCATGGGCAACAGAAGCGGCCAAACGCCCCAACGCCGTCATCTTTTCAACCTGAAAGATCTCCCACTCCATCCGCTTTATCTCAGACACATCGCGCACTGCCAGCACCAGACCGCCCTGCGTATTCAAAAACGAAGTACTCACGCGCAGATGTTGCAACCCACCATCGGCATTGTGGTGTACCAGATCCGTATCTGACACCAGCACCTTGTTTTTCATACCCTCGTTCAAAATCCGCAACAACTCAGGGCGTTGGGCAAATAGCTCCTCTGGCGAAGCGCCACAAACGGCCTGTTTGTCCCACCCCATCAACGCAATCAAATGTGCATTGGCCATCACGGCCCGATGTGTTTTATCAAAAGCCACGATGCCCTCCCCCAGACCCTCCAGAATCGAAGCACTATAATCCGTAGCCATGCGTATTCTCCAAAGACGAATCTACGAATCAACGAATAGACGAACCCCGCCCAACCACCCAAAACCTCTGGATTGCGGCTAAAACCATGCCGCAATGACGGCTTTCATGTATACATTACCTGCTTCGTTGATTCGCACATCAACCTTAATTTGGGGATTTATATCCAAAGCGCAAGCCCAAATATCTTGACACTTATACATTTGGCGTGATATTATTAACGATTATAGGTTAACAACCCTCCTTTTATCTCATGAAAAACACAGAACAAAACCTGCATCACATACTCACCACCCAGCGCGCAAGCCTGCTATCTGAATGGCAAAAGCGCGTCCGCCGCACATCTGCCTTGCAACTGCGCGAAGATTTTGACGGTCACACGCCCGACAATGTGCTCGAAGAGTTCTTTGATCTCATAGTCAAACAGATCACCACCAAACAGGATTATCACTTGCTCCGCCAGCGCATCTTTTCAGGCGAAATCAATGCTTTTACCCCCGATGCGGCTTGTCGATTGCTCATTGCCTTGAAGAAAACCGTTCTGAGACGCCTGAAAAGTTTTACGCACAATGCCGAAGCCATATTTGACGAAATCTTGCTGCGCATATCGGCGTACTACCACGAAATGCGTTATCGAAACCTGGCGCAAAGACAATCTCAAAATCTGCGCCAGCGCAACATCGAAATCGCCCGCCTCCTCGCAGTGGAAAAACAGCGCGCCGCGCACCTGACCACCAACAATCGCATTGCACAAATGGCCCTATCAACCCTCGACCCATCTGAAATTTTCAGACGCATTGTACACGAAGTACAACAGAGTTTCAATTACCAGCACGTCTCACTTTATTTTCTCGAAACGCATGCCAACCAGATGGTCATGAAAGCCAGAGCCGGTGTTTACGAAAAGCACTTCCCCGAGGGATATCGCCAAAATGTGGGCGAAGGCATCGTAGGCCATGTCGTCGCATCTGGCAATCCCATCATGGCCAATGACGTGGCCAATGATCCCAGGCGCATCATTGCTTTTCCCCAGGAAAAAAACACGCGCTCAGAACTCTGCGTGCCAATCAAAACAGCAGACCGCGTATTGGGCGCACTCGATGTGCTCAGTCGAAAAAAAAATGGTTTTAATTGGACCGATGTACAATCGCTAATGGTCTTGACCGATCAACTGGCATGGGTCATCCACAACGCACATCTCTTTCAGGAAACGCGAGAACTCCAGGACGAACTCGTACAATCGGAACGCCTGGCTGTAATCGGCGAAATGTCTGCGCGCATTGCACACGAGATTCGCAATCCACTGGCGACAATTGGCGGCTTTGCGCGCTCTCTTCAGCGCGCCCCAACACCCGACCGCATCGACACGGCATCGCGCATCATATCTTGTGAAGTCACGCGCCTGGAAGAACTACTGACCGACATACTCAACTACACGCGACCGCGCAAGCTCGAACTCGAACCCATCAATCTCCCGGACCTCATCACCGATGTGTATCATCAAGTTGGCGAGGGCCTCGAAAGCCGGGGCATCACCTATCGACAAAACGCACCATCTGACCTGCCCGAAATACCCTTAGATCCCGCACAATTTAAGCAGGTACTCATCAACATCTTCAAAAACGCATTTCAAGCAATGCCCAATGGCGGCAAATTGCACGTTCATATCCGAAAAAAAGAGGATCAGCCACATATCGAAATAGAAATACGAGATACGGGACCGGGGATTCCCACCGAAATTCAGGACGAAATTTTCAAGCCCTATTTCACCACCAAAACCAAGGGTACAGGTCTCGGATTGGTCATCAGCAAACAAATCGTCGAACGCCACGGAGGAACCCTCTCATTCACGAGCCACAGCGGCTCTGGCACCACCCTTTCCATCCATCTCCCCGATCTCTCCTCAAGGAAATCATTATGAAAAACATCCTCATTGCCGACGACGACCAAAATCTGGCACTGCTCTACGAGCAAGAACTCACCGATGAAGGGTATCGCGTCGATGTGGTTCACGACGCGCAAACCGCGATTGAGCGCGTCAAAGACAATCCGCCGGACCTCTTAATACTCGACATTCGAATGCCCGGCATGGACGGCATTGAAGCCCTCAACCACATCCTGGGCATAAACAACCAGTTACCCGTTATTCTCAACACCGCCTATAGCAATCACAAAGACAACTATCTCACCTGGTCGGCCAATGCGTATGTGGTCAAATCATCGGACCTGTCTGAACTCAAAACCGCCATAAGCGATGTACTGACCGGTGAAAGGTCTTGACATGCCCGATGAACTGCAAAATACGCTAACCATGATCCTCGCCGGAGGCCAGGGATCTCGGCTTTATCCCCTCACGCGCAATCAGGCCAAACCCGCCGTGCCCTTCGGCGGCATGTACCGCATCATTGACTTTACCCTCTCCAACTGCCTCAACTCCAACTTGCGCCGGATATATGTTCTCACGCAATACATGTCAACATCTCTCGACCGGCATTTGCAACGCGGTTGGTCCATTTTCAATCCCGAACTCGACGAATTTATCTTTGAAGTCCCGCCCCAATTTCGCCTTGCCGGCAACTGGTATCGCGGCACAGCCGATGCCATCTTTCAAAATATCGACATCCTCGAACGCGAGCGTCCCGACCGCGTCCTCATCCTGGGCGGCGACCACGTGTACAAAATGGATTACAGCAAGATGCTCGCCTTTCACAACAACGCAAATGCCGACCTCACGGTAGCCTGCATTGAAGTACCCATCAAAAATGCCACCGAATTGGGCGTCATGGCAATCGACGATGAATCTCGCATTGTCGGCTTTGAGGAAAAACCCGACCACCCCAAATCCACACCACACAACCCCAATCTCGCCCTGGCCTCAATGGGCATCTACATCTTCAGCACAGAAGTTCTCGTGCGCCAACTCTCCGAAGATGCCAAACGCGACACAGCCCACGACTTTGGGCAAAACATCATCCCATCAATGGTCGATTCAGGGCGCGTCTTTGCGTACAACTTCAAGCACGGCAATCGCAATTCGACCGTGTACTGGCGCGACATCGGCCTTCTCGACGCGTACTGGGAAGCCAACATGGATCTCGTTTCTGAGACCCCCGAATTTGACCTGCACGACCCGAACTGGCCCATCCGCACACACGCACACCCGTATCCACCTTCGCGCCTGCACATTCGACCGCAAAACAGTTCTCTTCTCGTAGTCGCCCAGGGATGTGTGATTGCCAATGCACGGGTCGAGCGCTCAGTCATCTCTGCAGGGGTTCACATAGACTCCGGCGCACAAATTACCGATTCGGTGCTCATGGAAGGCGTCAAAGTCGGTGCCAATGCCCAACTCCACCGCGTCATAGCCGACGAAGGCGTCGTCATTCCGTCCGGTACACAAATCGGGATTAACCGCGAAGACGACCGCCGGCGTTTCACTGTAACAGATGGTGGCGTCATAGCCATTTCCAAAGGACTGCCCATTGAATAAACAAATCTCCATATGCCATACCCTCCCACGCGACCTGCTCAACGCAAAAAAAACATCAGACGCCTGGCCCACCGAACGCCTGTCGTACCTGCGAACCTATCTCGACACCTCCTGGGAAACGATTCATACACAGCACCGGGACGGCGCATCGGGCAACACGATAGTTGCAGCACTCACACAGCGCGTCGATATACTCATCCAGGCACTGTACGCCGAAGCAAAAGAAGAACACGGTGAGCCAACCGATTTTGCCGTAATCGCGCAAGGGGGATATGGCCGGGATGCGCTCAATCCCCACTCGGATATCGACCTGTTATTTCTCTTTCAAAAAAAAGTCCGTGAAGGCGATCCCATAACGCGCGCGATTCTCCACACCCTGTGGGATCTGCGATTTGACGTGGGATACGGCACACGCACCCTTTCCGATTGCATCACTGCAGCACAAGACGACACCGATTCCATGACTGCAATGCTCGAAACACGCCATCTCGTGGGTGATCCCACCCTGAAGACCCAACTGCAAGACGCCCTTGCGCGGCGATTTTTTGGCAGACGCGCGCGCGGTTTTGTGGAAAAAAAATATCAGGAACGCATCCAGCGACACAGCAGATCCAAATTTTCGGTCCAACTCCTCGAACCCAATGTCAAAGAAAGCCCGGGGGGATTGCGAGATATTCACACAGCGGGCTGGTTTTTGATGGCGCGCCGCGGCCTTCGCGCACCCGAAGGCTTGCAAGAAAGCCATCTGCTCACGCGCAGAAATTATCAGATCTATATCAAAGCCTTTGATTTCATGCTGCGCACGCGCAACGAACTGCACTTCCACACGGGCAAACACTTTGACGTGCTCGAGCACGACCTTCAACCTGCTATTGCCAAAAATCTGGGCTACAAAGACCGGGACAATGAACTGGGTGTGGAACACTTTATGCGAGACTACTACACCCATGCGCGTGCAATCAAACACCTCAGCGACCTGATATGTGAACGCCTCAAAGGCCAATCTTCCACCGGTCGGGCTGTGGGATTGCTCACGCGCCGTCAACTCGATGACGGCACCGTGCTACACCACACGCACATTGCCCTGCCCCAAAAGCGACGCCATTTTTTTGACAACACGCCCCATCGCCTCCTCTCCCTTTTCCTCAATTCACAGCGATTCGGCGTTCCCCTCAATGAAGCGGCCAAACAGGGAATAAAAGACCACATCCATCTCATCGACGACAGCTTCAGGTCTTCTGAGCGCGTCAGTCGCATTTTTCTCGACCTCTTCCGCGCACCCATCGGCATTGGCACCACCCTTCGCACCATGCACGAACTCGA
This window encodes:
- a CDS encoding GAF domain-containing protein; the protein is MKNTEQNLHHILTTQRASLLSEWQKRVRRTSALQLREDFDGHTPDNVLEEFFDLIVKQITTKQDYHLLRQRIFSGEINAFTPDAACRLLIALKKTVLRRLKSFTHNAEAIFDEILLRISAYYHEMRYRNLAQRQSQNLRQRNIEIARLLAVEKQRAAHLTTNNRIAQMALSTLDPSEIFRRIVHEVQQSFNYQHVSLYFLETHANQMVMKARAGVYEKHFPEGYRQNVGEGIVGHVVASGNPIMANDVANDPRRIIAFPQEKNTRSELCVPIKTADRVLGALDVLSRKKNGFNWTDVQSLMVLTDQLAWVIHNAHLFQETRELQDELVQSERLAVIGEMSARIAHEIRNPLATIGGFARSLQRAPTPDRIDTASRIISCEVTRLEELLTDILNYTRPRKLELEPINLPDLITDVYHQVGEGLESRGITYRQNAPSDLPEIPLDPAQFKQVLINIFKNAFQAMPNGGKLHVHIRKKEDQPHIEIEIRDTGPGIPTEIQDEIFKPYFTTKTKGTGLGLVISKQIVERHGGTLSFTSHSGSGTTLSIHLPDLSSRKSL
- a CDS encoding response regulator, which translates into the protein MKNILIADDDQNLALLYEQELTDEGYRVDVVHDAQTAIERVKDNPPDLLILDIRMPGMDGIEALNHILGINNQLPVILNTAYSNHKDNYLTWSANAYVVKSSDLSELKTAISDVLTGERS
- a CDS encoding PAS domain S-box protein, coding for MATDYSASILEGLGEGIVAFDKTHRAVMANAHLIALMGWDKQAVCGASPEELFAQRPELLRILNEGMKNKVLVSDTDLVHHNADGGLQHLRVSTSFLNTQGGLVLAVRDVSEIKRMEWEIFQVEKMTALGRLAASVAHEVRNPLGAIDIQLQLLEEDLSTLSSALKERFVGRLNIAQTEMKRLDRLVYNFLRFSRTPKLHLRQVSLNDVVRRVFELVSPEARERGIVLRLELSEDLPAINGDEDQLGQAVLNIVVNAFQSMVAGGDLVAQTQTESGQVCLMLTDTGCGIPEEEVDRIFEFYYTTKDEGTGLGLSIAQRIIYQHGGHIDVESRPELGTTFRVYLPEHES
- the glgC gene encoding glucose-1-phosphate adenylyltransferase, with amino-acid sequence MPDELQNTLTMILAGGQGSRLYPLTRNQAKPAVPFGGMYRIIDFTLSNCLNSNLRRIYVLTQYMSTSLDRHLQRGWSIFNPELDEFIFEVPPQFRLAGNWYRGTADAIFQNIDILERERPDRVLILGGDHVYKMDYSKMLAFHNNANADLTVACIEVPIKNATELGVMAIDDESRIVGFEEKPDHPKSTPHNPNLALASMGIYIFSTEVLVRQLSEDAKRDTAHDFGQNIIPSMVDSGRVFAYNFKHGNRNSTVYWRDIGLLDAYWEANMDLVSETPEFDLHDPNWPIRTHAHPYPPSRLHIRPQNSSLLVVAQGCVIANARVERSVISAGVHIDSGAQITDSVLMEGVKVGANAQLHRVIADEGVVIPSGTQIGINREDDRRRFTVTDGGVIAISKGLPIE